In Aquimarina sp. TRL1, a single window of DNA contains:
- a CDS encoding GNAT family N-acetyltransferase, which yields MTHSYIFTSKRLGFRNWRSEDIEILAAINQDDAVMEFFPYKPTRKESEDFMLRMQQSFDEKGYCYFAVDILDTQECIGFIGLCEQTYLETPASFVDIGWRLKKSSWNKGYATEGALACLAHGFDYLQLDSIYAVAPVINKKSELIMTKIGMQKVTTFTHPKLSDYPNLKDCLLYQKKRS from the coding sequence ATGACTCACTCTTACATTTTCACTTCCAAACGTTTAGGGTTTCGCAATTGGAGATCGGAAGATATAGAAATACTTGCAGCTATTAATCAAGACGATGCTGTGATGGAATTCTTTCCTTATAAGCCTACTCGAAAAGAAAGCGAAGACTTTATGCTCAGAATGCAGCAATCATTTGATGAAAAAGGATATTGTTATTTTGCTGTTGATATTCTGGATACCCAGGAATGTATTGGTTTTATTGGACTTTGTGAACAGACTTATCTCGAAACACCTGCTTCCTTTGTAGATATTGGGTGGCGCCTCAAAAAAAGTAGCTGGAATAAAGGATATGCCACAGAAGGAGCACTTGCCTGTCTAGCACATGGGTTTGATTACTTACAATTGGATAGTATCTATGCTGTTGCTCCTGTGATCAATAAAAAATCAGAGCTTATAATGACTAAAATAGGAATGCAAAAAGTAACGACTTTTACACATCCTAAGTTAAGCGATTATCCCAACTTAAAAGATTGCCTTTTATACCAGAAAAAGCGTTCTTAA
- the fahA gene encoding fumarylacetoacetase, producing the protein MPITANDPNRKTWIETPANTDFPIQNIPFGVFLTRDDIITIGTRIGDTAIDLGALHQLGYFEGIPLTDDIFLQDSLNDFISDGKKTWRLVRNRIADIFDAKNDQLKNNEEHRKIVLFALDEIEMQLPVTVGDYTDFYSSIEHATNVGKMFRDPENALLPNWLHIPVGYHGRSSSIIPSGIPVHRPQGQKLINGSDTPIFGPSRLVDFELEMAFITTDANQLGEPIPVDEAEDYIFGLVLFNDWSARDIQKWEYVPLGPFLAKNFASSISPWIVTLDALEPYRVDGPKPLKEQLPYLQYTGKKSFDIKLEVAIQPEKKKETVVSKTNFKYMYWNMAQQLAHHTVNGCPVNSGDMMGSGTISGPTPDSYGSMLELSWRGEKPVQLNEGGSRKFIEDNDTVIIRGYCEKEGTRIGFGEVSSQLLPVFSKK; encoded by the coding sequence ATGCCTATAACCGCAAATGACCCAAATAGAAAAACCTGGATAGAAACTCCTGCAAATACGGATTTTCCTATTCAGAATATCCCTTTTGGAGTGTTTCTTACCAGAGATGATATTATCACTATAGGAACCCGAATTGGAGATACGGCCATAGACTTAGGTGCTTTACACCAGTTGGGATATTTTGAAGGTATCCCATTAACAGACGATATATTTTTACAAGACTCATTAAATGACTTTATTTCTGACGGAAAAAAAACCTGGAGATTGGTCAGAAATAGAATTGCCGATATTTTTGATGCTAAAAATGATCAGTTAAAAAACAATGAAGAGCATCGAAAAATAGTCTTGTTCGCACTTGACGAAATCGAAATGCAACTTCCGGTTACTGTAGGAGACTACACGGATTTCTACAGTAGTATTGAACATGCTACCAATGTCGGAAAAATGTTCAGAGACCCTGAAAATGCCTTACTTCCAAACTGGCTACATATTCCGGTTGGATATCACGGGCGCAGCAGTTCTATTATTCCTTCGGGAATTCCTGTGCACAGACCTCAGGGGCAAAAATTAATTAATGGTTCTGATACGCCTATTTTTGGCCCATCCAGATTAGTAGATTTTGAGTTAGAAATGGCTTTTATTACTACAGATGCGAATCAATTAGGAGAGCCAATTCCTGTAGATGAAGCTGAGGATTACATTTTTGGTCTCGTATTATTTAATGACTGGAGTGCCAGAGATATTCAAAAATGGGAATATGTACCTCTTGGTCCTTTCCTGGCTAAAAACTTTGCTTCTTCTATTTCTCCCTGGATTGTAACCCTGGATGCTTTAGAGCCTTATCGTGTAGATGGTCCTAAACCTTTAAAAGAGCAACTACCTTATCTGCAATACACGGGTAAGAAAAGTTTTGATATCAAACTAGAGGTTGCTATACAACCTGAGAAGAAAAAAGAAACTGTAGTTTCCAAAACCAACTTTAAGTACATGTACTGGAATATGGCACAGCAATTAGCACATCATACTGTAAATGGGTGTCCTGTTAATTCTGGTGATATGATGGGAAGTGGAACCATTTCTGGTCCTACTCCAGATTCTTATGGTTCTATGTTGGAATTAAGCTGGAGAGGAGAGAAACCTGTTCAACTAAACGAAGGAGGCAGCCGTAAGTTTATAGAAGACAATGATACTGTAATCATCAGAGGATATTGCGAAAAAGAAGGAACAAGAATTGGATTTGGAGAAGTTTCTTCTCAATTACTTCCTGTTTTTTCTAAAAAATAA
- a CDS encoding LytTR family DNA-binding domain-containing protein, which translates to MKNLISCIIVDDEPTAREIIQSHLSKIDRIEVLMSCANALEAFNYLSQHQVDLIFLDINMPEISGISFARSIHKNCKIIFTTAYREYAIDGFDLHAVDYLLKPISFERLLQAVNNYFDVYHTNISDTSDKNKTHDFIFVRSDRRMKKVTFSDILYIESYSDYLKIHCIDIVITTRETISNIESRLPKQDFLRIHRSYIIAISKITSYSNEEVVIARKSIPISRNYKQEVLSRLDTI; encoded by the coding sequence ATGAAAAATCTTATTTCTTGTATTATCGTTGATGATGAACCTACTGCCCGGGAAATTATTCAATCGCACTTATCCAAAATTGATCGTATTGAAGTATTGATGAGTTGTGCAAATGCTCTTGAAGCATTTAATTATCTCAGCCAACACCAGGTGGATTTAATTTTTCTGGATATTAATATGCCAGAAATATCAGGTATTTCTTTTGCCCGTTCTATTCATAAAAACTGTAAAATTATTTTCACTACAGCTTATAGGGAATATGCAATTGACGGTTTTGATCTTCACGCAGTGGATTATTTGTTAAAACCTATTTCTTTTGAACGATTGTTGCAAGCTGTCAATAATTATTTTGATGTATATCACACTAATATTTCAGATACTTCTGATAAGAATAAAACACATGATTTTATTTTTGTTCGGTCAGACAGACGCATGAAGAAAGTAACCTTTTCTGATATTCTATACATAGAAAGTTACAGCGACTACTTAAAAATTCACTGTATTGATATTGTTATTACAACGCGGGAGACTATTAGCAACATAGAATCGCGATTGCCTAAACAAGATTTTTTACGAATCCATCGCTCATATATCATAGCGATTTCTAAAATTACTTCTTATTCCAATGAAGAAGTTGTCATTGCTCGTAAATCCATTCCTATCAGCAGAAATTATAAACAGGAAGTGTTATCTAGATTAGACACCATATAA
- a CDS encoding Crp/Fnr family transcriptional regulator has translation MIDPELLAKAGATLKKYDKGEVLFHEGSHAIFYYQVASGEIKMNNYNDEGKEFIQGIFAKDKSFGEPPLFSDFKYPANAEAITASEVWLLPKEKFLKLLEEHPTIHHKFTSTLASRLYYKAIMVSEISTQEPEHRILRILDYFKKQEAQGNTAPKSYKVTLTRQQLADLTGLRVETVIRGIKKLEQKGELLIKNRKVYR, from the coding sequence ATGATTGACCCCGAATTACTTGCAAAAGCAGGTGCTACTCTAAAAAAATATGACAAAGGTGAAGTATTGTTTCACGAAGGATCACATGCTATTTTTTATTATCAGGTAGCTTCGGGAGAAATCAAGATGAATAATTATAACGATGAAGGAAAAGAGTTTATACAAGGGATCTTCGCTAAAGACAAAAGCTTTGGCGAGCCCCCTTTATTTTCAGATTTTAAATATCCTGCAAATGCAGAAGCAATTACTGCTTCAGAAGTATGGTTGCTCCCAAAAGAGAAATTCCTTAAACTGCTAGAAGAGCACCCTACAATTCATCATAAATTCACCAGTACACTAGCCTCCCGACTCTATTATAAAGCCATTATGGTATCGGAAATTTCCACACAAGAACCCGAACATCGTATTCTCCGGATTTTGGATTACTTCAAAAAACAAGAAGCGCAAGGCAATACAGCACCTAAGAGCTACAAAGTTACACTCACTCGACAGCAACTGGCAGATCTTACAGGACTAAGAGTAGAAACCGTTATTAGAGGTATCAAAAAACTAGAACAAAAAGGAGAACTCCTTATTAAAAATCGGAAAGTATATCGCTGA
- a CDS encoding carboxymuconolactone decarboxylase family protein, whose translation MSWIKEISYEEAQGQLKKIYDRIKGPNNNIDNVLSIHSLRPHTLTGHMGLYKNVLHNANNTLPKWYLETLGVFVSHLNNCSYCVDHHAAGLKRLLNDDNKHQKIIDSFHNDSWEDLFQDLYQEGLRYAKKLTLAHNTITQADIERLRSQQLSDGEILEINQVVSYFNYVNRTVIGLGVDTKGDIIGLSPNNSSDPDNWNHS comes from the coding sequence ATGAGTTGGATAAAAGAAATTTCCTATGAAGAAGCGCAAGGGCAGCTAAAAAAGATTTATGATCGCATCAAAGGTCCTAATAATAACATTGACAATGTTTTATCTATTCACAGCCTTCGTCCTCATACATTGACTGGTCATATGGGGCTCTATAAAAACGTACTTCATAATGCTAATAATACTTTGCCCAAATGGTACCTGGAAACGCTGGGAGTTTTTGTTAGTCACCTAAATAATTGCTCATATTGTGTAGATCATCATGCTGCCGGTTTAAAACGGTTATTAAATGATGACAATAAGCATCAAAAAATAATCGATAGTTTTCATAATGATTCCTGGGAAGATTTGTTTCAGGACTTATATCAAGAAGGATTGCGATATGCCAAAAAACTCACCTTAGCTCATAATACGATTACACAAGCTGATATAGAACGTTTACGCAGTCAACAGCTATCCGATGGAGAAATTCTGGAAATTAATCAGGTCGTTAGTTATTTTAATTATGTGAACCGAACTGTAATTGGTTTGGGAGTAGATACTAAAGGAGATATCATTGGCTTATCTCCTAACAACAGTAGTGATCCAGATAACTGGAATCATTCATAA
- the lpdA gene encoding dihydrolipoyl dehydrogenase — protein sequence MSTYDVAVIGSGPGGYVAAIRCAQLGMKTAIIEKYSTLGGTCLNVGCIPSKALLDSSHHYEHAVKHFEDHGIEIPGEVKINLEKMIARKQAVVDQTCDGVSFLMKKNNIDVYEGVGAFKDATHLTITKADGSSEEIEAKHSIIATGSKPSTLPFISLDKERVITSTEALKLKEVPKHLVVIGGGVIGLELGQVYRRLGAEVSVIEYMDRIIPGMDKSLARELQKVMKKQGVKFYTSHKVTSVTTSGNEVKITADDKKGNPVEFTGDYCLVSVGRRPYTDGLNAEAAGVKINERGQVEVNDHLQTSASNIYAIGDVIKGAMLAHKAEEEGVFVAETLAGQKPHIDYNLIPGVVYTWPEVAAVGKTEEELKEAGVNYKAGQFPFRALGRSRASADLDGFVKILADATTDEVLGVHMVGARCADLIAEAVTAMEFRASAEDISRMSHAHPTFTEAIKEAALAATDNRPLHI from the coding sequence ATGAGTACATATGATGTAGCCGTTATCGGCTCTGGACCTGGAGGCTATGTGGCTGCCATTCGATGCGCCCAATTGGGTATGAAAACTGCAATCATAGAGAAGTATTCCACTTTGGGAGGAACTTGTCTGAATGTAGGATGTATTCCCAGTAAAGCATTGTTAGATTCTTCTCATCACTACGAGCATGCCGTAAAACATTTTGAAGATCACGGAATAGAAATTCCAGGGGAAGTAAAAATCAATCTGGAAAAAATGATCGCCAGAAAACAAGCGGTAGTTGATCAGACCTGTGATGGAGTGAGTTTTTTGATGAAAAAGAATAATATTGATGTTTATGAAGGAGTAGGAGCATTTAAAGATGCGACACATCTGACAATTACCAAAGCAGATGGTTCTTCAGAAGAAATAGAAGCAAAGCACAGTATTATCGCTACAGGATCCAAACCATCTACCTTACCGTTTATTTCTCTGGATAAAGAACGAGTAATTACATCTACAGAAGCTTTAAAATTAAAAGAAGTTCCAAAACATTTAGTTGTTATTGGAGGAGGAGTTATTGGATTGGAACTGGGGCAGGTATACAGAAGATTGGGAGCAGAAGTATCTGTAATAGAATATATGGATAGAATTATTCCGGGAATGGATAAATCTCTGGCTAGAGAATTACAGAAAGTAATGAAAAAGCAAGGAGTAAAATTCTATACCTCTCACAAAGTAACCAGTGTAACTACTTCTGGGAATGAAGTAAAAATTACAGCAGATGATAAAAAAGGAAACCCAGTAGAATTTACAGGAGATTACTGTTTGGTTTCTGTAGGGCGTCGTCCGTATACCGACGGTTTAAATGCCGAAGCAGCAGGTGTAAAAATAAACGAAAGAGGACAGGTAGAGGTAAATGATCATTTACAGACGTCTGCATCTAACATCTATGCTATTGGAGATGTGATCAAGGGAGCTATGTTAGCACATAAGGCAGAAGAAGAAGGAGTATTTGTAGCAGAAACTTTAGCTGGTCAAAAACCACATATTGATTACAACCTGATTCCTGGAGTTGTATATACCTGGCCCGAAGTTGCTGCTGTTGGAAAAACAGAAGAAGAACTAAAAGAAGCCGGAGTGAATTATAAAGCAGGGCAATTCCCGTTCAGAGCCCTGGGAAGATCGAGAGCTAGTGCAGATCTTGATGGATTTGTGAAAATATTAGCAGATGCTACTACAGATGAGGTACTGGGAGTGCATATGGTAGGAGCTCGTTGCGCAGATCTGATCGCCGAAGCTGTTACTGCTATGGAATTCAGAGCATCTGCAGAAGATATCTCTCGTATGTCTCATGCACATCCGACCTTTACAGAAGCGATCAAAGAAGCTGCGTTGGCTGCAACGGATAACAGACCATTGCATATATAG
- a CDS encoding tetratricopeptide repeat protein, giving the protein MEFSMSSKKLFFSVVCFLSVLTGYGQETTVIETEVATVLTKSQKFIPQKLDSALIYVEKAEKLATQSTDKNIHARIAIQKAGVYIYQRNLKEASAALAPYREDTSLDSILIGKVHQNMGSVFLSEGKKEKALEQYLQAIPFYEQQKDTLSLSKIYASIGSIQSMSKNNEGAIAYFTKALTYKNNNPMLRVQILSNLSLAHYNTKAYDEAITTSKKALVIAEKINHAGFLAIIYTNLCNFYKETKAYDTGITYGEKALALKTKLGQKSNLEYTYNNIGYCFLGKKDFQKAKHYFLKALSSAPPENQLYILNNLKDASNGLQEYKEALRYAEQYVQLSDSLQVAKEKTKIAEIVTRYESEKQAQQIEVLQTENELKSSRIQNQKIYVAGIILLTLLLISILILWNRNQKNKQLLKQLQLQQRLLQTQLNPHFLFHALQSIQNYIFKNKKEESVQYLASFSTVMRSVLESSEEDFIIMEKEVDVLSKYLHLQQLHYSFAYNIEVDERLQQDSVLIPTMFTEPFLENAVIHGIKNVKNGYINVRYALVNKNIEVTITDNGNGFQEGASDHNKLHKSMSSDIIQKRRENYQKIHNFPIEVRIKSDEKGSIISINFPLKEEIL; this is encoded by the coding sequence ATGGAGTTTTCTATGAGTTCTAAAAAGCTATTTTTTAGCGTTGTATGCTTCTTGAGTGTTTTAACAGGGTATGGGCAGGAAACTACAGTTATAGAAACAGAAGTAGCTACTGTACTGACTAAATCCCAAAAATTTATTCCTCAAAAATTAGATAGTGCTCTGATTTATGTCGAGAAAGCAGAAAAATTAGCCACACAGTCTACCGATAAAAATATTCATGCCCGAATTGCCATTCAAAAAGCGGGAGTGTACATATATCAGCGAAATTTAAAAGAAGCTTCGGCAGCATTAGCACCTTATAGAGAGGATACATCTTTGGATTCGATACTTATAGGAAAAGTGCATCAAAATATGGGAAGTGTCTTCCTTTCCGAAGGCAAAAAAGAAAAAGCTCTAGAACAGTATCTTCAGGCAATTCCCTTTTATGAACAGCAGAAGGATACATTGTCATTAAGTAAGATATATGCGAGTATAGGAAGTATCCAGTCTATGTCAAAAAATAATGAAGGAGCGATCGCTTATTTTACCAAAGCATTGACGTATAAAAATAATAATCCGATGCTAAGAGTACAGATTCTCTCGAATCTGTCTTTAGCACATTATAATACAAAAGCATATGATGAAGCGATAACAACGTCTAAAAAGGCACTCGTCATTGCAGAGAAAATAAACCATGCAGGTTTTTTAGCGATTATATACACTAATTTGTGTAATTTCTATAAAGAAACAAAAGCATATGATACAGGAATAACATATGGAGAAAAAGCACTGGCACTAAAAACAAAGCTAGGTCAGAAATCGAATCTGGAATATACATATAATAATATAGGATATTGCTTTTTAGGGAAGAAAGACTTTCAAAAAGCTAAACATTATTTTCTCAAAGCCTTGAGTTCTGCACCGCCTGAGAATCAATTGTATATTCTGAATAACTTAAAAGATGCTTCGAATGGACTACAAGAATATAAAGAAGCATTGCGTTATGCAGAACAATATGTACAGCTATCCGATTCATTACAGGTAGCCAAGGAAAAAACAAAAATTGCAGAAATTGTTACAAGATATGAGTCTGAAAAACAAGCACAACAGATCGAAGTTCTGCAAACTGAAAATGAATTGAAATCTTCCCGGATTCAGAATCAAAAGATATATGTAGCAGGAATAATACTATTGACTCTTTTATTGATTTCTATCCTTATTTTATGGAATAGAAACCAAAAAAATAAACAATTATTAAAACAGTTGCAGTTACAACAACGACTATTGCAAACTCAATTAAATCCGCATTTTTTATTCCATGCATTACAGAGTATACAGAATTATATTTTCAAAAATAAAAAAGAAGAATCCGTACAATATCTGGCTAGTTTTAGTACAGTAATGCGATCCGTATTAGAAAGTTCAGAGGAAGATTTTATTATAATGGAAAAGGAAGTGGATGTTTTATCCAAGTATTTGCACCTACAACAATTACATTATTCATTTGCATATAATATAGAGGTTGATGAAAGACTTCAGCAGGATAGTGTTCTTATCCCGACAATGTTTACCGAACCTTTTTTAGAGAATGCGGTTATACATGGAATTAAGAATGTAAAAAACGGATATATCAATGTGCGATATGCGTTAGTTAATAAAAACATTGAAGTAACCATTACAGATAATGGTAATGGTTTTCAGGAAGGAGCTTCTGATCATAACAAATTGCATAAATCGATGAGTTCTGATATTATTCAAAAACGAAGGGAAAATTATCAGAAGATTCATAATTTCCCTATAGAAGTACGGATAAAGTCTGATGAAAAAGGAAGTATTATTTCTATAAATTTCCCTTTAAAAGAAGAGATATTGTAA
- the glyA gene encoding serine hydroxymethyltransferase: MQRDELIFDLIQDEKDRQVNGLELIASENFVSEQVMEAAGSVLTNKYAEGYPGKRYYGGCAVVDQVEQIAIDRAKELFGAEYANVQPHSGSQANTAVFHACLKPGDKILGFDLSHGGHLTHGSPVNFSGKLYTPVFYGVEEETGRLNYDKILEVAKAEQPKLIIAGASSYSREIDYKKFREIADSVGAILMADIAHPAGLIAKGLLADPIPYCHIVTTTTHKTLRGPRGGLILMGKDFDNPFGITLKSGKLRKMSSILDSAVFPGNQGGPLEHIIAAKAIAFGEALSDDFLHYMVQVKKNGAAMAQEFHKKGYNVISDGTDNHMMLIDLRNKNVTGKEAEEALGVADITVNKNMVPFDDKSPFVTSGIRIGVSAVTTRGLKEDDMLTIVDLIDHAIANVGNEEALHAIADKVNKMMTDKPLFVANQLQS, translated from the coding sequence ATGCAACGAGACGAACTAATTTTTGATTTAATCCAAGACGAAAAAGACCGTCAGGTTAATGGATTAGAACTTATTGCTTCAGAAAACTTTGTTAGTGAACAAGTAATGGAAGCGGCTGGATCTGTTTTAACTAATAAATATGCAGAAGGATACCCCGGAAAACGATATTACGGTGGGTGTGCTGTTGTAGATCAAGTGGAGCAAATAGCAATTGATAGAGCTAAAGAATTATTCGGTGCTGAATATGCAAATGTACAGCCCCATTCAGGTTCTCAGGCAAATACAGCAGTTTTTCATGCCTGCTTAAAGCCAGGAGATAAAATATTAGGATTTGATCTTTCTCATGGAGGACACCTTACTCATGGTTCTCCGGTTAATTTTTCCGGGAAATTATATACACCGGTATTTTATGGGGTTGAAGAAGAAACCGGAAGATTAAACTATGATAAGATTCTGGAAGTTGCTAAGGCAGAACAACCTAAATTAATTATAGCAGGAGCTTCTTCTTATTCTAGAGAAATTGACTATAAAAAATTCAGAGAGATAGCAGATAGTGTTGGAGCGATTCTAATGGCAGATATTGCACACCCGGCTGGACTTATCGCCAAAGGGCTTCTGGCGGATCCAATTCCTTACTGTCATATCGTAACGACTACTACTCATAAGACATTAAGAGGTCCCAGAGGAGGATTGATACTTATGGGGAAAGATTTTGATAACCCATTTGGAATTACCTTAAAGAGTGGAAAACTTCGCAAGATGTCTTCTATTTTGGATAGCGCTGTTTTTCCAGGAAATCAGGGTGGCCCTCTAGAGCATATTATCGCAGCCAAAGCAATTGCTTTTGGAGAAGCATTATCAGATGATTTCCTGCATTATATGGTACAGGTAAAGAAAAATGGAGCAGCAATGGCTCAGGAGTTTCATAAGAAAGGATACAATGTTATCTCTGATGGAACAGACAATCATATGATGTTGATTGATCTGCGTAATAAAAACGTGACAGGGAAAGAAGCAGAAGAAGCATTGGGAGTAGCAGATATTACTGTTAATAAGAATATGGTGCCATTTGATGATAAATCACCATTTGTAACTTCCGGAATAAGAATTGGAGTATCTGCAGTAACTACCAGAGGTTTAAAAGAGGATGATATGCTTACTATTGTAGATCTTATCGATCACGCGATTGCTAATGTAGGAAATGAAGAAGCCTTACATGCGATAGCAGATAAAGTTAATAAAATGATGACGGATAAGCCTTTGTTTGTAGCCAATCAATTACAAAGCTAA
- a CDS encoding LytTR family DNA-binding domain-containing protein yields MSISLSCIIIEDDHGTRDMIRELLERSFDDIKIVAEASEIEEAKKKIISYQPDFVILDINLKDGNSFELLRSFENIQFKIIFVTSFSTYAIEAFRFSAIDYVMKPFDPQVLLQAVEKVQKEHQNEQYQLQIRSLLDNLQPSGEKKIVLKNADAIYVVPLAEIIYAKSDNNYTTFFTKDQREILVSRSLKRYEEDLKNHSFFRVHQTFLINLAYITSFYKKREEVILDQKHAIPVAQSKKKALLHIIDTLF; encoded by the coding sequence ATGAGTATTTCTTTAAGTTGTATCATAATAGAAGATGATCATGGTACCAGGGATATGATCAGGGAACTTCTGGAACGTTCGTTTGATGATATCAAAATCGTAGCGGAAGCTTCAGAAATTGAGGAAGCAAAAAAAAAGATTATAAGTTATCAACCAGATTTTGTCATTCTGGATATTAACTTGAAAGATGGAAACTCTTTTGAGTTGCTTCGTTCTTTTGAAAATATACAATTTAAGATCATATTTGTTACCTCTTTTAGTACATATGCTATAGAAGCTTTCAGGTTCAGTGCTATTGATTATGTGATGAAACCTTTTGACCCTCAGGTGTTACTGCAGGCAGTAGAAAAAGTACAGAAAGAACATCAAAATGAACAATATCAGCTGCAGATCCGTTCCCTGTTAGACAATCTGCAACCGTCAGGAGAAAAAAAAATTGTTTTAAAAAATGCAGATGCGATTTATGTAGTACCCTTGGCAGAAATTATATATGCTAAGTCAGATAATAATTATACTACCTTTTTTACGAAAGATCAAAGAGAAATTTTGGTATCCAGATCGTTAAAAAGATATGAGGAAGATCTGAAGAACCATTCTTTTTTCAGAGTACATCAAACTTTTTTAATCAATTTGGCGTACATTACTTCTTTTTACAAGAAGAGAGAAGAAGTTATTCTAGATCAAAAACATGCAATACCTGTTGCGCAAAGTAAAAAAAAGGCATTATTACATATTATTGATACCCTTTTTTAA
- a CDS encoding right-handed parallel beta-helix repeat-containing protein — protein sequence MRYLTSLLLLCILILWSSCRKDFEADPSTGNLEFSTDTLFLDTVFTNIGSSTYSFKVYNRTSNDLSIPSISLERGETSNYRLNVDGIAGTSFTDIQVLAKDSIFVFVETTTDITQQTNELEFLYTDKILFDKEGAQQDVDLVTLIKDATFLHPSRNTMTGEIETLLLGVDNDNNEIRIEGFILTEEQLHFTNEKPYVIYGYAAVPNNKTLTIDAGARIHFHQGSGLIVPDKATLLVNGAPSADAEILENEVIIQGDRLEDSFSDTPGQWGTIWLTKGSTGHQITHTTIKNATVGILIDSNDGTDVPTLTIQNSQIYNSSNVGILAKTGHIKGENLVINNSGEVSLACTYGGRYDFNHCTFANYWGFSARQYPAVSISNFIEIDENTIEQKDLIQADFKNCIIYGNEPIELLLGKSDQAAFNYSFEHCLVGFSDPQEQFKDNPLYDFSNENLYKNMLFNEDPLFYKPIKNKLTIDDSSPANGKASTPSQGTDITGTERSVSAPDIGAYESAAFDDTKE from the coding sequence ATGAGATATCTAACGTCGTTATTGTTGCTTTGTATTCTTATTTTATGGAGTTCCTGCCGAAAAGATTTTGAAGCAGATCCCAGTACCGGAAATCTGGAATTCTCTACCGACACCTTGTTCCTTGATACTGTATTTACGAATATAGGCTCCAGCACCTACAGTTTTAAAGTATACAATCGTACCAGTAATGATCTCTCTATCCCATCCATCTCTTTGGAACGAGGAGAAACCTCTAACTACCGACTCAATGTTGATGGTATCGCAGGTACTTCTTTTACAGATATTCAGGTATTGGCTAAGGACAGTATTTTCGTTTTCGTAGAAACAACAACTGATATTACGCAGCAAACCAATGAACTGGAATTTCTCTATACTGATAAAATCTTATTTGATAAAGAAGGAGCCCAACAAGATGTGGATTTGGTAACTCTGATAAAGGATGCTACTTTTTTACACCCTTCACGAAATACTATGACTGGTGAAATAGAAACCTTATTATTAGGCGTTGACAATGACAATAATGAAATACGAATAGAAGGGTTTATTCTCACAGAAGAGCAATTACATTTTACCAATGAGAAACCATACGTTATTTATGGATATGCTGCGGTTCCCAATAATAAAACGTTAACTATTGATGCGGGAGCAAGAATTCATTTTCATCAAGGTTCAGGGCTTATCGTTCCTGATAAGGCTACCCTATTAGTCAACGGAGCCCCCAGTGCGGATGCCGAGATTTTGGAAAATGAAGTGATTATTCAGGGGGATCGTCTTGAAGATAGTTTCTCGGATACTCCTGGACAATGGGGAACAATCTGGCTGACTAAAGGTAGTACCGGACACCAGATAACACATACCACCATTAAGAATGCTACTGTAGGGATTTTAATCGACTCTAACGATGGTACAGATGTCCCTACCCTAACAATACAAAATTCTCAGATATACAATAGCTCTAATGTTGGAATTCTTGCCAAAACCGGACATATCAAAGGAGAAAACCTGGTGATTAATAACTCTGGAGAAGTTTCCTTAGCCTGTACCTACGGAGGGCGGTATGATTTTAATCACTGTACCTTTGCTAACTACTGGGGGTTTAGTGCCAGACAATACCCAGCCGTATCCATTTCTAATTTTATTGAGATTGATGAAAATACTATTGAACAAAAAGATTTGATTCAAGCTGATTTTAAAAATTGTATCATCTATGGGAATGAGCCTATCGAATTATTACTTGGCAAAAGTGATCAGGCTGCTTTTAATTACAGTTTCGAACATTGCCTGGTAGGCTTCAGTGATCCTCAGGAACAATTTAAAGACAATCCATTGTATGACTTTTCTAATGAGAACCTCTACAAAAACATGCTCTTTAATGAAGACCCTCTATTTTATAAGCCTATAAAAAACAAGCTTACTATCGATGATTCGTCTCCGGCAAACGGAAAGGCAAGTACTCCTTCTCAGGGAACAGATATTACGGGTACTGAAAGAAGTGTTTCTGCTCCTGATATCGGAGCCTATGAAAGTGCTGCTTTTGATGATACCAAGGAGTAA